Proteins from a single region of Xenopus laevis strain J_2021 chromosome 9_10S, Xenopus_laevis_v10.1, whole genome shotgun sequence:
- the dusp14.S gene encoding uncharacterized protein LOC495963 isoform X1, giving the protein MPLQLLTMNFRSHRLLRRSPPPPISTKPTSISGPSSLSSMAQISPCLYLSSGNAAGSRHLVYSRNVTCIVNATLEIPNSNWPDVDYMKVPVPDLPHAPLALYFDSVADRIHQNGKRNGRTLVHCVAGVSRSATLCIAYLMKYHRLALLDAYQWVKTRRPVVRPNMGFWQQLIQYEKKLFGKNTVRLVPSPLGLIPDIYERETHNLIPVWKLR; this is encoded by the coding sequence ATGCCCCTGCAGCTCCTCACAATGAATTTCCGTAGCCACCGGCTCCTTCGACGCTCTCCGCCTCCTCCGATTTCCACCAAACCAACATCAATCAGTGGCCCCTCCAGCCTGAGCAGCATGGCACAGATCAGCCCTTGTCTTTACTTGTCCAGCGGGAATGCAGCCGGCAGCCGACACTTGGTTTACTCTCGTAATGTCACGTGCATCGTCAATGCCACCTTGGAAATCCCCAACTCCAACTGGCCAGATGTGGACTACATGAAAGTGCCCGTGCCCGACCTCCCCCACGCTCCTCTGGCTTTGTATTTTGACTCAGTGGCCGACCGCATCCACCAGAATGGCAAGAGGAATGGCCGGACACTAGTCCACTGTGTGGCCGGGGTGAGCCGCTCAGCGACCCTGTGTATCGCCTACTTGATGAAGTACCACCGGCTCGCTCTCCTTGATGCCTACCAGTGGGTGAAGACCCGGCGGCCCGTTGTTCGGCCCAACATGGGCTTCTGGCAGCAGCTGATCCAGTACGAGAAAAAGCTTTTTGGCAAGAACACTGTGAGGCTGGTGCCCTCCCCCCTGGGCCTTATCCCCGATATATATGAGCGAGAGACCCACAACCTCATCCCCGTGTGGAAACTCAGATAA
- the dusp14.S gene encoding uncharacterized protein LOC495963 (The RefSeq protein has 1 substitution compared to this genomic sequence) — protein MNFRSHRLLRRSPPPPISTKPTSISGPSSLSSMAQISPCLYLSSGNAAGSRHLVYSRNVTCIVNATLEIPNSNWPDVDYMKVPVPDLPHAPLALYFDSVADRIHQNGKRNGRTLVHCVAGVSRSATLCIAYLMKYHRLALLDAYQWVKTRRPVVRPNMGFWQQLIQYEKKLFGKNTVRLVPSPLGLIPDIYERETRNLIPVWKLR, from the coding sequence ATGAATTTCCGTAGCCACCGGCTCCTTCGACGCTCTCCGCCTCCTCCGATTTCCACCAAACCAACATCAATCAGTGGCCCCTCCAGCCTGAGCAGCATGGCACAGATCAGCCCTTGTCTTTACTTGTCCAGCGGGAATGCAGCCGGCAGCCGACACTTGGTTTACTCTCGTAATGTCACGTGCATCGTCAATGCCACCTTGGAAATCCCCAACTCCAACTGGCCAGATGTGGACTACATGAAAGTGCCCGTGCCCGACCTCCCCCACGCTCCTCTGGCTTTGTATTTTGACTCAGTGGCCGACCGCATCCACCAGAATGGCAAGAGGAATGGCCGGACACTAGTCCACTGTGTGGCCGGGGTGAGCCGCTCAGCGACCCTGTGTATCGCCTACTTGATGAAGTACCACCGGCTCGCTCTCCTTGATGCCTACCAGTGGGTGAAGACCCGGCGGCCCGTTGTTCGGCCCAACATGGGCTTCTGGCAGCAGCTGATCCAGTACGAGAAAAAGCTTTTTGGCAAGAACACTGTGAGGCTGGTGCCCTCCCCCCTGGGCCTTATCCCCGATATATATGAGCGAGAGACCCACAACCTCATCCCCGTGTGGAAACTCAGATAA
- the hirip3.S gene encoding HIRA-interacting protein 3 has protein sequence MAGESMKKMRRFIRELFQGSPDLSVLTHSRVRAQFLAHTGRSALNPEEVRQLKGLVEEELVRMQEDSSDDEPLIRQVKKRGRDINEPDGDGGREPPGKKRKPTEGHASEEEDSGIEPFGSDNKRLSGSSSEAAAAERPIASRLEKEKGSDSKSNESDGDSDVPSPQRKRAPRKSKVSGSSDTEAKTTPAKSIGKQGASGKSVREGKQGSSPPMRKGKRVSNELSGSESETEVTNTRQKKGLKKETDSESEEENKGKKAKKERASPKRAAQKGKKAQKPAKKKKNKETESEDESASDDEEQIQIGSSESASENETVSKRTAGKSKGSDSDDEEQEQPFGKGEGSQIVGSDSEDEETDTRQRSKEKSKAKKAKSAGSPNVALQKGKGKDKGKPAKKQKKTKADSEEESDNDKGARSESESEDEMSEKKNSPKKETDSESAESSAAEGDSNSESEKESPGQKFMSNKESSSAKKRKRQPGKEETEGEDEHKEKGEDTKKNRESGEETANKKTQPNDGDSDCSVGSDAKEKGNKKQSKSSSREDHPSVVRLKRYIAACGARKNYKKLFQDCSSVKSMVQILKNELEELGVKGQPSLSKCRIVRMKREEAAELAELDTSNIIETTGRPKRRNTWNPYKTSPSRDVSPPAEYRKSVASDSEDEEAPPRKKKPMDWSSLKGIISDDGESE, from the exons GAGGATTCCAGTGACGATGAGCCATTAATCAGGCAGGTAAAGAAGAGAGGCAGAGACATTAATGAGCCTGATGGTGATGGAGGCAGAGAGCCCCCAGGGAAGAAGCGGAAGCCCACAGAAG GCCATGCTTCTGAGGAGGAGGATTCTGGGATTGAACCCTTTGGGAGTGACAACAAGAGACTGTCTGGAAGCTCCTCTGAGGCAGCCGCTGCTGAGAGACCAATTGCAAGCAGGTTGGAGAAGGAAAAGGGATCAGACAGCAAGAGCAATGAGAGTGATGGTGATTCTGATGTGCCGAGCCCACAAAGGAAAAGAGCACCCAGAAAGAGTAAGGTGTCTGGCAGCAGTGATACAGAGGCCAAAACAACACCCGCAAAATCAATTGGGAAACAAGGGGCTTCTGGCAAAAGTGTCAGGGAGGGGAAGCAAGGGAGCTCTCCTCCAATGAGGAAGGGAAAGAGAGTGTCTAATGAGCTGTCGGGCAGTGAGAGTGAAACAGAAGTGACCAATACCAGGCAAAAGAAAGGGCTAAAGAaggagacagacagtgagagtgaGGAAGAAAACAAAGGAAAGAAGGCTAAAAAGGAGCGTGCAAGTCCAAAGAGAGcagcacagaaaggaaaaaaggctcaaaagccagcaaagaaaaagaaaaacaaagagacAGAGAGTGAAGATGAGAGTGCTAGTGATGACGAGGAGCAGATCCAAATAGGGTCTTCTGAGAGTGCCAGTGAAAATGAGACTGTTAGCAAAAGAACAGCTGGCAAATCAAAAGGCTCAGACAGTGATGATGAAGAACAGGAACAGCCGTTTGGAAAGGGTGAGGGGTCACAGATAGTGGGGTCAGACAGTGAGGATGAAGAGACGGATACCAGGCAAAGGAGTAAAGAAAAGAGCAAAGCTAAGAAAGCCAAGAGTGCAGGGAGTCCTAATGTTGCACTACAGAAAGGAAAAGGGAAAGACAAGGGAAAAccagcaaaaaaacagaaaaagaccaAGGCAGATAGTGAGGAAGAGAGCGATAATGATAAGGGAGCCAGAAGCGAATCTGAGAGTGAAGATGAGATGTCTGAAAAGAAGAACTCTCcaaagaaagagacagacagcGAAAGTGCAGAGAGCAGTGCAGCCGAGGGAGATTCAAATTCTGAGAGTGAAAAAGAGAGTCCAGGACAGAAGTTCATGTCCAATAAGGAAAGCAGCAGTGCCAAGAAAAGGAAGAGACAGCCTGGGAAGGAGGAGACTGAAGGAGAGGATGAACATAAGGAGAAGGGAGAAGACACCAAGAAGAACAGGGAGTCTGGTGAGGAAACCGCCAATAAGAAAACACAACCAAACGATGGTGACAGTGACTGTTCTGTGGGATCTGACGCCAAGGAGAAAGGCAACAAGAAGCAGAGTAAG AGTTCATCCCGAGAGGATCACCCCTCAGTGGTGCGGTTGAAGCGCTACATTGCAGCCTGTGGGGCGAGGAAGAACTACAAGAAGCTGTTCCAGGATTGCAGCTCAGTGAAGTCCATGGTGCAGATCCTGAAGAATGAGCTGGAAGAGTTGGGGGTTAAAG ggcagccatcactCTCCAAGTGCCGCATTGTGAGAATGAAGAGAGAGGAAGCGGCTGAGCTGGCGGAACTGGATACCAGTAACATCATTGAGACAACTG GTCGCCCAAAGCGTCGTAACACCTGGAATCCTTACAAGACTTCTCCCTCCCGGGATGTCTCTCCTCCCGCAGAATACCGCAAGTCTGTGGCATCAGATTCTGAGGATGAGGAGGCCCCGCCAAGGAAAAAGAAACCAATGGACTGGTCTTCTCTGAAGGGGATTATCAGTGACGATGGTGAGAGTGAGTGA